The DNA sequence TATAAATCTCCGACAAGGTGGACTTTTCTACCAAATACATCTTTGAAAGATAATCTCCACAACCTTTCATGCTTTTCACAACAAAAGATTGACTTTTTTGAAGCTCTTTTTGAAATCGCTTAAACATCTCTTTTGTGTATATCTTGGAGGCATGTATCTCCATTGACGGGTTAGAGAATAGTCTCATTTCCTTGTACTCGGTGTCAAAATCGGCTTGAACCTCCCGTAAATATTGTGACTCTAAAGCTTTTTGTAaattctcaatgaattctttcaAACCGGTCGATGCTTTCACATACTCATAAAAAAATGAATTCATAGACTCGCTCCTTGAGGTGGTAGTCATACAGGCGGCAAAATATTGTTTCGTGAAAGTAAAAACCCATTGTCGTCTAATTGCATACATATCATTTAGCCAATTGTGattttcaagatcatatttctctTTCAAATCCTCCCACCTACCTTCAAATTCCGTTGGTGACAATGACTTGTAGATACATGCATTAAAATCCGTCTTGAACTCCGAGTATTGAGTATACAAAGTAGATAGTTTCTCGGGAAACTTGCTACTAATATGCCACGTAGACTATGTATGGTTGGTGTTAGGCATAACCTCGGCAATGGCATTACTTAAAGCGATGTCTTGATCCGTAATAATGGTAATAGGTGTCTTGTTATCGAACGCTTCCAACCAAGTCTTCAAAACCCATCTATAAGAAGTCTCTTTCTCGTCCCTTATAAGTGCAAATCCAAACAAAATATTTTGGTAGTGGTGATTCACTCCCGTAATTGGAATAAAAGGCATGTCATACCTATTAGTCCGATATGTCGAGTCAAAAGTTACCACATCTCCAAAATTCTTGTACGCGTTAAGTGAACGAGAATCAACCCACACCAAACCCCTAACCAGATTCTCCTCATCCACATCCACTCGGTAGAAAAAATTTCCATCACTTTGTTTTTGCAAGTCTCGTAACAAAACCAATCCACACTCCGCATCACCGGAATCAAAAACCCGTCTTCGAATGTCACGTATTACATTTCGTACGTCTTGAGCGGAAAAACCAACTTTTTCAATACCACCACACATCTCACTAAGTAAATTCATCACTTTCGGGGTCTCGATACCCGATTTGTTGAATAACTCAATCGAAGATCGGGTAAACGGATCTATGTTGCGTGATCTTTGCATGAATTTTACCTTATCCGATGTAACCATTGCATGATTGTGCTCTAGCTTAACCTTGGTTACTTCCCATTTGTTTGAGCTTACTTTGTGAGCAACACACATACGAGCACGACAACAAGTTCGAGGAATGACATCTCGAGGTCGTTTCCCTTTAACCCTATTTTCAACTTCCAAGGGTTTTGGGCCCAATCTTCCACCCTTTCGATATATATACAAATATGACGATATACCACCATTTCTTGAATGCCTATGACTACTTCGAATAATTATCTCGAACCCTATACTTCGACCATAACCTCGATAAAAACTTTCCGCTTCATCCAACGAATCAAATATCATACCAACACAAGGAACTACATCATTCATATTTCCAATAAAATTTTCATCATTAATTTTATCATCATCGCCATTAAAAGAATCATTACTATCATCGGAATCACCGTGAACATCGTGATTCTTCCAACCGAAACCAACATCATCATCACTATGCGTTTTTCCCTTCCCCGGATCATTAAATTTCTCTTCAATACTATCAACATCTATTACTTCATCATCATTAAAGATTTTACGATAAACCCTCTTTTTTGTGGGGAGGGggggtaacataattaaaatcgTTATGATCACTAGATGAACTtgaataatcaaataaataagaAGCCATGAATTTTGAATACTAACCTTGATTTTTAGAAGAATAAATTTGAGCAGAATGTTAAGCAGCAGTAAAAACAGCAGTATAAGATCAAAGATACAGACAAATTAAGGTAGGTGTGTGCATTTAATGCACGGCCTCAATGTTTCATTACGGAagccgcaatgtttcattgcggcacTGTACACGACCACAAACCAACAGCTATAAGTATTTACAGTTTTTTTAAAACTGTACAACACACccccgcaatgaaacattgcggtgGATACTTCCACCCGCAATGTATCATTGCGGTTGGGttgtttatttttgttattttctttaaaattaggaaattaatcaaaaaaaattaaaaattagtttcTAGACTTATATATTTCATTTAATAtgttaaattttaatttcaaaatataaatttttataaGAGTAACTTAATTATAATATGCAACTATTTTACATAGTTTTGTGAATATTTGGCACAATAGTTGTGTCAGATGATATTTCTTCACATATAagttataaattattaatttcaaatatccaattatacggatgttaaaatatgaTTATTCTAATCATGAAAAGCGTATTTGTTATTAATAATGGAAAGTGTATTtgttattttctttaaaattagaaaattaatcaaaaaatataaaaaaatagtttctatacttattatatttcatttaatatgttaaattttaatttcaaaatataaatgtttataaGAGTAACTTAATTATAATATGCAACTATTTTACATAGTTTTGTGAATATTTGGCACAATAGTTGTGTCAGAT is a window from the Apium graveolens cultivar Ventura chromosome 1, ASM990537v1, whole genome shotgun sequence genome containing:
- the LOC141666393 gene encoding protein FAR1-RELATED SEQUENCE 5-like; the protein is MYAIRRQWVFTFTKQYFAACMTTTSRSESMNSFFYEYVKASTGLKEFIENLQKALESQYLREVQADFDTEYKEMRLFSNPSMEIHASKIYTKEMFKRFQKELQKSQSFVVKSMKGCGDYLSKMYLVEKSTLSEIYRRNFFLKVSINESYSCTCKKFKHSGMICRHMIRYLNKKQKTMIPPDLVTMRWTINGNKVAGPLPCTPRMLGNVVESQTARYSGLCKAFLVFVGRGKKAMIEEIVPQDY
- the LOC141666463 gene encoding protein FAR1-RELATED SEQUENCE 5-like — protein: MLPPLPTKKRVYRKIFNDDEVIDVDSIEEKFNDPGKGKTHSDDDVGFGWKNHDVHGDSDDSNDSFNGDDDKINDENFIGNMNDVVPCVGMIFDSLDEAESFYRGYGRSIGFEIIIRSSHRHSRNGGISSYLYIYRKGGRLGPKPLEVENRVKGKRPRDVIPRTCCRARMCVAHKVSSNKWEVTKVKLEHNHAMVTSDKVKFMQRSRNIDPFTRSSIELFNKSGIETPKVMNLLSEMCGGIEKVGFSAQDVRNVIRDIRRRVFDSGDAECGLVLLRDLQKQSDGNFFYRVDVDEENLVRGLVWVDSRSLNAYKNFGDVVTFDSTYRTNRYDMPFIPITGVNHHYQNILFGFALIRDEKETSYRWVLKTWLEAFDNKTPITIITDQDIALSNAIAEVMPNTNHT